A single window of Jaculus jaculus isolate mJacJac1 chromosome 14, mJacJac1.mat.Y.cur, whole genome shotgun sequence DNA harbors:
- the Slc6a16 gene encoding orphan sodium- and chloride-dependent neurotransmitter transporter NTT5, which translates to MASLEFSEVAEEESSRTSRDINIQATPVTKLPNYFRAKKTQNILILGSLSAGLGSTWRFPYLCHQNGGGSFLLLYVIMLLLLGIPLLHMQLAIGQWLRVENLQVWKKLVPFLGGVGYASILASFLVSLYNSALISWNLFYLGCSFSHPLPWSHCPGLEDNHTASGLPCLRTVPPQYFWYHTMLGISTRMEEGVEVLVLKLSLCLLVTWTLLCFAMVARIKFSILMLISSMFLSTIFLLCFFIRGLFLEGAVASLRRLVITELSTLASLDMWCQAGSHVLYSLGLGLGTIITFSSYQAKDDNYFTVASFVALLNLVTSILATSTIFLVLGYWATTSGRPCVQKSVSSLMMLISRGLLPQEAKPPKKIVFGPPQFYLDWISNLPLYLQDTVIRLSPPCNILVQEGKFMESPGLAYVAYSQAILLLPGSSFWAIIFFMALVIMGLSTMMILLEGIVLPLQTSITSFKKYPSMLPVITCLVGFMGSLIFTSSSGSYVLFLFDDRLVPMILSIIVAFQNLALAWIYGARRVREEIFNQLDCRLWTPLVFLWSYLTLPILLFLLSVCLMYLYVEAVPYYTSWNSTVSQEVKQPYLKTMLGWVTFLSILTLLPVLIYPLQHWWYSEDPVSPDILNKPLVSRKTPMRFSNWSMNPLKRHTNKSQTEGSSSEVSLTLIKSSRVAPTALEPANIRLPVRDERSSFFSLTHLASLLTMSNSSFRPSRQANESSTEAKVIKPEGAQKENTRPNSAQ; encoded by the exons ATGGCGTCCCTTGAGTTTTCGGAGGTAGCAGAGGAAGAGTCTTCCAGGACGTCCAGGGACATCAACATCCAAGCGACTCCGGTCACCAAGCTCCCGAATTATTTTCGGGCCAAAAAGACACAGAACATCCTGATCCTGGGTTCCTTATCCGCTGGGCTAGGCAGCACGTGGCGGTTCCCGTACCTGTGCCACCAGAACGGCGGCG GCAGCTTCCTCCTGCTCTACGTCATCATGCTCCTCCTGCTGGGGATCCCCCTCTTACACATGCAGCTCGCCATCGGCCAGTGGCTGCGTGTGGAAAACCTCCAGGTCTGGAAGAAGCTCGTCCCCTTCCTGGGTGGCGTGGGCTACGCTAGCATACTG GCAAGCTTCCTGGTGAGCTTGTACAACAGCGCCCTCATCTCCTGGAACCTCTTCTACCTGGGCTGCTCCTTCAGCCACCCTCTCCCCTGGAGCCACTGCCCAGGCCTAGAGGACAACCACACTGCCAGCG GCTTACCTTGCCTCCGGACTGTGCCTCCTCAGTATTTCTGGTACCACACCATGCTGGGGATCTCGACCCGAATGGAGGAGGGGGTGGAAGTCCTGGTCCTGAAGCTTAGCCTGTGCCTCTTGGTAACCTGGACCTTACTCTGCTTCGCCATGGTGGCAAGGATCAAGTTTTCAATACTG ATGCTGATTTCCTCCATGTTCCTGTCCACCAtcttcctcctctgcttcttCATCCGAGGTCTCTTCCTAGAAGGTGCAGTGGCCAGCCTCAGACGTCTGGTGATCACTGAG CTATCTACCTTAGCATCGCTCGATATGTGGTGCCAAGCAGGAAGCCATGTGCTCTATTCCCTAGGCCTAGGCCTGGGCACCATCATCACCTTCTCCTCGTACCAGGCTAAAGATGACAACTACTTCACAGTGGCCTCCTTTGTGGCCCTGCTCAACCTGGTGACTTCAATACTGGCCACATCCACCATCTTTTTAGTTCTGGGGTACTGGGCTACCACCAGTGGCAGACCCTGTGTTCAGAA GAGTGTGTCCAGTCTGATGATGCTGATATCCAGGGGGCTGCTGCCCCAGGAAGCCAAGCCTCCAAAGAAGATTGTGTTTGGGCCCCCACAGTTCTACCTGGACTGGATCAGCAACCTCCCCTTGTACCTCCAGGACACTGTCATCCGCCTCTCCCCACCTTGCAACATCTTGGTGCAGGAGGGAAAG TTCATGGAAAGTCCTGGTCTGGCATATGTGGCCTACTCTCAAGCCATCTTACTGTTACCTGGTTCCTCTTTCTGGGCCATCATCTTCTTCATGGCACTGGTCATCATGGGGCTCAGCACAATGATGATCCTCTTGGAAGGCATTGTCCTTCCACTACAGACCTCTATCACCTCCTTCAAGAAGTATCCCAGCATGCTCCCAG TGATCACCTGCCTGGTAGGATTCATGGGCAGCCTCATCTTCACCAGCAGCTCTGGCAGCTATGTGCTGTTTTTATTCGATGATCGACTCGTCCCTATGATCCTCAGCATCATTGTGGCCTTCCAGAATTTAGCGTTGGCCTGGATCTATGGAGCCAGGAG GGTCagagaagaaatatttaaccagCTGGACTGCCGGCTGTGGACGCCCCTTGTCTTCCTGTGGAGTTACTTGACCCTGCCTATTCTGCTCTTCCTGCTCAGCGTCTGTTTAATGTATCTCTATGTCGAGGCCGTCCCCTACTACACCTCGTGGAACAGCACTGTG AGCCAGGAAGTGAAGCAGCCCTACTTGAAGACCATGCTGGGCTGGGTCACCTTCCTCAGCATCCTCACGCTGCTCCCCGTCCTCATCTACCCACTCCAGCACTGGTGGTACTCAGAGGACCCCGTCTCCCCTGACATCTTGAACAAGCCACTGGTCTCCAGGAAGACGCCGATGAGGTTTTCCAACTGGTCTATGAACCCCCTGAAGAGACACACCAACAAAAGCCAGACAGAAGGCTCATCCTCAGAGGTCAGTCTaactttgatcaaaagctcacggGTGGCTCCCACAGCCTTGGAGCCAGCCAACATCCGGCTCCCAGTGAGGGACGAGCGCTCCTCCTTCTTCAGCCTGACTCATCTTGCTTCCTTA